A stretch of Acropora palmata chromosome 9, jaAcrPala1.3, whole genome shotgun sequence DNA encodes these proteins:
- the LOC141893339 gene encoding golgin-45-like, with product MAKLSEPIPLEMERLSVPKQNKDIDHFQVDYSKLPRSSGDGMEFAASSSSDGNSSDSCSDSEVLLRKINYVDGTTVRQKHNGQHTIIHTSMETRTSSQPESKRGVHNSTLTRDLQVQQGTKKLCVDGMQTKSGQQSHQVVQQNTTNPLLQGSDFLNNLGRLSMSVEKQLVTIALPSSDLNLRGHFAQKSTVVEHKPEFVDSQKVINELEEQNSKLVEEKTKLSLQLGVQTKVNTEIKRLLVASVGEDIGNKVEDLVNRNVQQTVELNHWKKMCEEYSEESDRLEIECDVWRTKFLASRMMSDELSSWKTALYTRFRQAQTALQKLLDERAHLLQFLVRTKRTIQSLQSMLRKASGRIQDFGSGSSNSNEQSIVEMASVNSSLVEETLKLAGSVLPAFSVSEMSFMVNHQSGENLAVLKMQPTSAEKLAFEVLSSDVNLQTEQQMQDVMKRMSKQYIGHGYQSRFSTKNFRVTYDCCNRCSGPLYVV from the exons ATGGCAAAGTTATCAGAACCAATCCCTTTAGAAATGGAAAG GCTCTCAGTCCCCAAGCAAAACAAGGATATCGAccattttcaag TGGATTATAGCAAGCTTCCACGATCAAGTGGAGATGGAATGGAGTTTGCTGCAAGCAGTTCCAGTGATGGAAACAGCTCTGATAGCTGCAGTGACAGTGAAGTGCTGCTTAGAAAGATTAATTATGTAGATGGTACAACTGTCAGACAAAAACATAATGGACAGCATACAATTATTCATACTTCCATGGAAACAAGAACTTCCTCACAACCTGAAAGCAAAAGGGGAGTACACAACTCAACACTTACCAGAGATTTGCAAGTCCAACAGGGAACAAAAAAGCTCTGTGTAGATGGGATGCAGACAAAATCAGGACAACAAAGTCATCAAGTTGTGCAGCAAAACACAACTAATCCTTTACTGCAAGGATCTGACTTTTTAAACAATCTGGGCAGATTATCAATGTCTGTTGAAAAGCAACTGGTTACTATTGCACTACCTTCTTCAGATCTCAACTTAAGAGGACACTTTGCTCAGAAATCTACTGTAGTTGAGCATAAACCAGAGTTTGTGGATAGCCAGAAAGTTATAAATGAATTGGAAGAACAAAATTCCAAACTggttgaagagaaaacaaaactgtcaTTGCAACTTGGTGTCCAGACAAAG GTAAATACTGAGATAAAGAGACTACTGGTAGCATCAGTGGGAGAAGACATTGGCAACAA GGTGGAAGATTTAGTGAACAGAAATGTACAGCAAACTGTGGAACTAAACCACTGGAAAAAGATGTGCGAAGAATACTCTGAGGAGTCAGACAGACTGGAAATTGAGTGTGATGTGTGGAGGACAAAATTCCTGGCAAGCAG AATGATGTCAGATGAACTATCAAGTTGGAAAACTGCTCTTTACACAAGGTTCCGACAAGCACAGACTGCTTTGCAGAAGTTATTGGATGAAAGAGCTCATCTGCTACAATTCTTGGTTCGCACGAAAAG GACAATCCAATCCTTGCAGTCAATGTTGAGAAAAGCTAGTGGCAGAATTCAAGATTTCGGATCAGGATCTTCCAATTCAAATGAACAAAGCATTGTGGAAATGGCTTCTGTCAACAGCTCCTTAGTTGAAGAGACATTGAAATTGGCAGGGAGTGTCTTACCTGCATTCTCTGTCTCTGAGATGTCATTCATGGTAAACCACCAGTCAGGGGAAAATCTTGCAGTACTTAAGATGCAACCTACATCTGCTGAAAAATTAGCCTTTGAG GTCCTTTCCAGTGATGTTAATCTTCAAACCGAACAACAGATGCAAGATGTAATGAAAAGGATGTCAAAGCAGTACATTGGACATGGCTATCAAAGCAGATTTTCTACAAAAAATTTTAGAGTTACTTACGATTGTTGTAACAGATGCTCTGGGCCTCTTTATGTGGTCTGA
- the LOC141893338 gene encoding A-kinase anchor protein 14-like isoform X2, translating into MAFVKKSNKPAPLLRTVVPGNRTLDEIYEDEAREIVDEAIDNARRRLAVSRGESLPMDGEAAKYENEEPVNDPETGFEIPNITWMTAANFTVAGGLEKIEEFITTWERDSSWLYCIDFLREEEHPYSWRYRYAVKWSIPTRRKPIPRATASVYITIEVSKFKPKTFPVEVYYIFETHHLVHRPGKTRFREKWLKDIIESKIRMMDMVRF; encoded by the exons ATGGCGTTCGTCAAGAAATCTAACAAACCAGCGCCGTTACTAAGGACAGTCGTGCCAGGAAATCGGACTCTTGATGAAATATACGAAGATGAAGCTCGGGAAATTGTCGATGAAGCAATTGACAATGCTCGCCGTCGTTTGGCAGTGTCCCGTGGAGAGTCTTTGCCCATGGACGGTGAAGCTGCGAAATACGAGAACGAGGAGCCTGTAAATGACCCTGAAACTGGATTCGAGATCCCTAATATTACATGGATGACCGCGGCGAACTTCACCGTGGCTGGAGGGTtagaaaaaattgaagaatttATTACG ACGTGGGAGCGTGACAGTAGCTGGCTATACTGTATTGATTTCCTGAGAGAAGAGGAGCACCCATATAGTTGGAGGTATCGTTATGCTGTTAAGTGGAGTATACCAACAAGGAGAAAGCCCATCCCAAGAGCAACTGCTTCGGTTTATATAACCATTGAAGTGAGCAAGTTTAAGCCAAAG ACATTTCCAGTTGAAGTTTACTACATTTTTGAGACCCATCATCTCGTTCACAG GCCTGGTAAAACCAGGTTTCGAGAAAAATGGTTGAAGGATATCATTGAGAGCAAGATTCGCATGATGGATATGGTCAGGTTCTAA
- the LOC141893338 gene encoding A-kinase anchor protein 14-like isoform X1, with protein sequence MIIFIQAMAFVKKSNKPAPLLRTVVPGNRTLDEIYEDEAREIVDEAIDNARRRLAVSRGESLPMDGEAAKYENEEPVNDPETGFEIPNITWMTAANFTVAGGLEKIEEFITTWERDSSWLYCIDFLREEEHPYSWRYRYAVKWSIPTRRKPIPRATASVYITIEVSKFKPKTFPVEVYYIFETHHLVHRPGKTRFREKWLKDIIESKIRMMDMVRF encoded by the exons CAATGGCGTTCGTCAAGAAATCTAACAAACCAGCGCCGTTACTAAGGACAGTCGTGCCAGGAAATCGGACTCTTGATGAAATATACGAAGATGAAGCTCGGGAAATTGTCGATGAAGCAATTGACAATGCTCGCCGTCGTTTGGCAGTGTCCCGTGGAGAGTCTTTGCCCATGGACGGTGAAGCTGCGAAATACGAGAACGAGGAGCCTGTAAATGACCCTGAAACTGGATTCGAGATCCCTAATATTACATGGATGACCGCGGCGAACTTCACCGTGGCTGGAGGGTtagaaaaaattgaagaatttATTACG ACGTGGGAGCGTGACAGTAGCTGGCTATACTGTATTGATTTCCTGAGAGAAGAGGAGCACCCATATAGTTGGAGGTATCGTTATGCTGTTAAGTGGAGTATACCAACAAGGAGAAAGCCCATCCCAAGAGCAACTGCTTCGGTTTATATAACCATTGAAGTGAGCAAGTTTAAGCCAAAG ACATTTCCAGTTGAAGTTTACTACATTTTTGAGACCCATCATCTCGTTCACAG GCCTGGTAAAACCAGGTTTCGAGAAAAATGGTTGAAGGATATCATTGAGAGCAAGATTCGCATGATGGATATGGTCAGGTTCTAA